The stretch of DNA CTAAATTGCCACAACTTCTgcgtatgagctccgaattgagaaaactcaagcttgttggatagatgatGACAAGTAGCATCAAAAACGACCTATTACAGCAAGAAGggccaggggaggtatgcctaaagaAATAGaagagtgaaacctccaacagagaagaaccggcataagctccaacaccgaaaacatcatagaagaagcatgggaactccgtttttgatgaactcgagcttgtcatgaaaatgaccataagctccaaatctcacaaggagaggaaccaaacaagaaccaataaagatgatgcaaggatgcaatggtttgagctctctatgaacgatacgatcaagctactcatcgagagccccccttgatagtacgacaatcgaacctataacccggtctcccaactaccaccatgagaccggtaaaatagaaaacttattaagggcaaacctttgccttgcacatggtccatttGAGctggatgatgacgatcttgactccctcaagttggaccacctttcttgattgtgttgactcgatgaagactagttgattgcttccccatactccactatgggtgagccactcttccgcacatcttcacaagtccattgtcaccacaaaggacggcaagcttcaagcatttgatctcttcatgatgctccatttGAACTTGTACACtgcaacctttcttgattgtgttgactcgatgaagactagttgattgctcccccatactccactatgtgtgagccactcttccgcacatcttcacaagtccattgtcaccataaaggacggcaagcttcaagcatttgatctcttcgtgatgctccacttgaacttgcacaccgcaacctaaccctacaaagaactctcacgaagaccatgggttagtacacaaagcgaaaTTGACAATGATTACCATACCAtgtgatcacttgatccctctcggtacatcttctgcgctttgtgagttgatcaacttgatttattcttgacttaatcttgatcaaccttgaacctttccaattctcttcatttgaatgatgtctcgaaggtagacatgaatgatcacacaatcttcttattcaagacatgcttgcaataagctcgacactcacatgaccaatctttggataattccttgaatggcaccttggtcgacacaaactctccttgaaaccaacacatgtacttcaagaaaagcctatggacaaaacctttaaatataactcaaggcaaccattagtccatagagattgtcatcaattgccaaaaccaaacatgggggcaccgcatgttctttcactcgTGGCACTGGTGATCTTATATGACTAgacattttttttgagaaaaatctTATACGACTAGTTTTTTTAGGGATTTTTATACGACTAGATGACCCTTTGCGTCAAGGCCGAATgcagggagcaactagttaacgagcgcttctttgggagcctcgcaacgatcaacaTCACTTGGTGCGCTCttggccattcgccacgtgtcgcgctctggacgcttcctccggattttttttatttttctacacGCATTTTcaactttttaaacggtttttttctgtttttttcgacATTTTGGTTTTCTCTCAGTCTTCCatagcttttcgatcaaaaaaatTTCGAATTTTTTTTccgcgaaaaaatgcgttttctttttctttctttcgcgaaagtcacgatttttttccgcgagagacacggttgtgctttTTAATTAGTGACGTCGCTGAATGCAACCGAGAAGGTTGGCCCTCTTATCCCCCTCTCAGGCCCACCAAAGAAGGCCCGAATGATCGTGCTGTACAGCTGACCCAAACGGGCCGGCCCAGGCCCCGATCTGGGTCGGTTCCATTCCTGTCGTCTCGAACCGACCCGGCCTGGCCTGAGCTGACCTAGGCTATATTCCCGAGTCCAATCCAATCTCCGCCCCGCCGCCTTCTCTTCCCCCCAAATCCATCCCCTCTTCTCCCCCATCTCCGACGCCGAcgacgccgccgcccgaggccgccgccgccgccgccgccaccacccgagGCGGCGGGAGCCGCGCCACGAGCCGCCCCCGCTAGCCCCGCCCGCCGCCCGACCCACAGGTAACAGCCGGCACGCCCCTCACTCCCCTCCTCAGAACCCTAGCTTCCAAAACCCTAGCTCGATCCGCGCCTGACCGCTCCCCCGCAGCGGCGAGATGGCGAACCTGGGAGGCGGCGCGGAGGCGCACGCGCGGTTCAAGCAGTACGAGTACCGCGCCAACTCGAGCCTGGTGCTCACCACCGACTCGCGGCCGCGGGACACGCACGAGCCCACGGGCGAGCCCGAGACGCTCTGGGGCCGGATCGACAAGAGGAGCTTCGGCGACCGCGCCGTGCAGGCCAAGCCCCCCGAGCTCGAGGACCGCCTCACCAAGTCCCGCAAGAAGAAGGAGCGCGACGCCGCCGCCTCTGCCGGCGACGCCGACGCCGACCAGCCCCGCAAGCGCAGGCGCCGCTCCTCCGCCGCCCAGCGCGAGGAGAGCGTGCTCTCCCTTGCGGACGATGTCGTCTACAAGCCCCAGACCAAGGAGACGCGCGCCGCCTACGAGGCCATGCTCAGCGTCATCCAGCAGCAGTTCGGCGGCCAGCCGCTCGACGTGCTTGGCGGCGCTGCTGATGAGGTGCTCGCCGTCCTCAAGAATGACAAGATCAAGAACCCTGACAAGAAGAAGGAGATCGAGAAGCTCCTCAACCCCATCTCCAGCGCCATGTTCGACCAGTTTGTCTCCATCGGGAAGCTCATCACAGATTTCCATGATGCCAGCGACCCTGCTGCTGCTCCTTCTGGTGATGGCGGGGACGCCACCATGgatgatgatattggagttgctgtCGAGTTCgaggaggatgaagatgatgaagaaagTGATTTTGATCAGGTACATATGAGTATAACCTTACAGTATTACAGTCACTTTATTTCTCTTGCCTGTTCCTGACTGGAACATCTCATGTATACTTGTGTAACCTCCAATGTTTTTGGTTGATCAGGTGCAAGATGActtggatgacgatgatgatgatgtggctGAGTTGAACCGTCCTGGAGGTATGCAGATGGGTGGCGAGTTGGATGACGATGATATGCAGAACTCCAATGAGGGGCTGAACATAAACGTGCAGGACATTGATGCTTACTGGCTGCAGAGGAAGATAACACAAGCATACGAAGATATTGATCCCCAGCAGAGCCAGAAGCTTGCCGAGGAGATATTGAAGATAATTGCTGTGGGTGATGACAGAGATGTTGAGAATCGCCTTGTCATGGAGTTGGACTATGAGAAATTCGATCTCATTAAGTTGGTACTGCGCAACCGGTTCAAGATAGTCTGGTGTACCCGCTTAGCCAGGGCTGAAGATCAGGAAGAGCGGAAGAAGATAGAGGAAGAGATGATGGATAACCCAAGCCTAGCTCCAATATTGGAGCAGCTACATGCAACGAGAGCCTCTGCAAAGGAGAGGCAGAAGAATCTGGAGAAAAGTATCAGGGATGAGGCTAAGAGGCTTCTTAACAATGACAGTGCTGGCGCTGATGGTCCAAGGGAGCGTCGGGCAGTTGAGCGGGATACGGAGAGTGGATGGCTAAAGGGCCAGAGGCAACTGCTTGATCTCGATAGCCTCTCCTTCCACCAAGGTGGTCTCTTGATGGCCAACAAGAAATGTGAACTTCCCGAGGGATCATTCAGAACCCCTCATAAGGGGTATGAGGAAGTCCATGTGCCAGCGTTGAAACCTAGGCCATATGGAACTGGAGAGAAGATTGTGAAGATATCTGATATCCCAGGGTGGGCGCAACCGGCTTTTGCTGGAATGCAGCAGCTGAACAGGGTCCAGAGCAAGGTTTATGATACTGCCCTTTTCAAACCAGACAACATCCTTCTCTGTGCTCCAACTGGTGCTGGTAAAACCAATGTGGCTGTGCTTACAATTCTTCACCAGATTGGTTTGCATATGAAGGATGGCGAGTTTGATAATAGCAAGTACAAAATTGTCTATGTGGCCCCAATGAAAGCTCTCGTTGCTGAAGTTGTTGGAAACTTGTCGGCACGGCTTAAAGACTTCAATGTTAATGTTAGGGAGCTCAGTGGAGACCAGAACCTGACAAAACAACAGATTGATGATACAcagatcatcgtcaccacacctgaGAAGTGGGATATTGTCACGAGGAAATCTGGGGACAGAACATACACTCAAATGGTAAAGCTTCTGATCATCGATGAGATCCATCTGCTTCATGACAACAGAGGGCCTGTCCTGGAGAGTATTGTTTCTAGAACAGTACGGCAGATTGAGACGACCAAGGAACATATTCGCCTAGTTGGCCTCTCTGCAACTCTTCCAAACTATGAAGATGTTGCTGTATTCCTGCGTGTTCGCTCTGAGGGTCTCTTCCATTTTGATAACAGTTACCGGCCGTGCCCTCTTGCTCAGCAGTACATTGGGATCACTGTGAGGAAGCCACTGCAGAGGTTTCAGTTGATGAATGAGATCTGTTATGAGAAAGTAATGGCTTCTGCTGGTAAGCATCAAGTGCTTATTTTTGTGCACTCCAGGAAGGAGACATCAAAAACTGCTCGGGCCATCAGAGACACTGCCTTGGCGAATGATACATTGACTCGCTTTCTGAAGGATGAGAGTGCAAGCCAGGAGATCCTGGGCAGTCATACAGATATTGTCAAAAGCAGTGATCTTAAAGACCTTTTGCCGTATGGGTTTGCTATTCATCATGCTGGGATGGCAAGGGTAGACCGTGAGCTTGTTGAGGAACTTTTTGCTGATAAGCATATACAGGTTCTTGTTTCGACAGCCACCCTTGCCTGGGGTGTCAACTTGCCTGCACATACTGTTATTATAAAGGGCACACAGATTTATAATCCAGAAAAAGGTGCTTGGACAGAATTAAGTCCTCTGGATGTCATGCAGATGCTTGGTCGTGCAGGTAGGCCTCAGTATGACACACACGGAGAGGGAATAATCTTAACTGGCCACAGTGAATTGCAATACTACCTCTCCCTTATGAATCAACAGCTGCCTATCGAGAGTCAGTTCGTATCCAAGTTGGCAGATCAGTTAAATGCAGAGATTGTTCTGGGTACTATTCAGAATGCTCGGGAAGCATGCTCTTGGCTTGGCTACACTTATCTCTACATCCGGATGCTGCGGAATCCAACGCTGTATGGCTTACCAGCAGATATCATGGAGACGGATAAAACGCTAGATGAGAGGAGAGCTGACTTGGTAAGTACATGCTATACTTTGTTTTTGAAGCTGCATAATCCTGTCATCCTAGTGATTTATTCTCAAGCATTGTTTCATGTGTTGCTATACATTGCCATGttcaactggtgcatgagcatataATCTTTAGTAAATAATCAATTGTTACATTTGGTTGCTGTACGATGCGGTGTTCAGTATTTATGTGGAGAATAGACTAGGCAACATGTTTCTACCCTACTAGGGCAATTGCATCCAGGGGAAAGTGTCTTCCACTAGTATTAGTTTTTTGTGTCTTTAGTATTGTTTATGCCAGATGTGGTGCAGTTGCACATTTTGTAGATTGCTCATATAGAACAAATATCATCTCTGGTAATTAGTGTCTGTTTGATTTCTTGATTTCTGTGTATCAGTAACAGCATCATAGCCCATACAGTTGTGGCATTCTAATGGAAATTTATTTTCCAAAATTTTCTTAAGTTCAAATATGGGTAGGCATGTAGATACAAAATTTATCATGGATAATTTGTTGTAATACAGCAGGCATTTGCTTGAGATTGGTTTTTAGAATTGGGAAAAATGAAGGTGGAAGAGGAACTGCACCACATCCTATCAGTAATGTGGTATTGGGTATTTTGTGGTGATAGGAAAAGAAACTCTCAGCTATTTGCTTTTCATTGGATGAGTTCCCTATTAATTTATTTGTTGTATGGGCATGTTGATACTGGTCCCAAATCTTAGAGAAATACCAGAGCAACATAGTTGGCAGTTAGCTTATGATTGGCATTGTTAATATTGTTCTTCAGATGCTCTCTTGATTTGTACTTCTTGCCTGTCCCACTGCTGATTCTTGGTGTGCTGCTCCAGGTGCACTCCGCTGCAAATTTGCTGGATAGGAATAATTTGATCAAGTACGACAGGAAAACAGGATACTTTCAGGTTACTGACCTTGGAAGGATTGCCAGTTATTACTACATTAGTCATGGGACTATTTCGACATACAATGAATATCTGAAGCCCACGATGGGTGATATTGAGCTGTGTCGATTGTTCTCTCTGAGTGAAGAGTTTAAGTATGTTAGTGTCAGACAAGATGAGAAGATGGAGCTGGCAAAGCTTTTGGATCGTGTGCCAATTCCTGTAAAAGAGAGTTTGGAGGAGCCCAGTGCAAAGATCAATGTGCTGTTGCAAGCATATATATCTAGGTTGAAACTGGAGGGCCTCTCCCTTGGTTCTGATATGGTCTACATCAGACAGGTAACATGTTCTCTATGTTCCATACAATAactgagtttgaactttgaactgCTTGCTTATTTTGTCTAGTATTCTTACGTCTCTTATTCTCAATGTTACAGAGTGCTGGCCGACTTCTACGAGCACTTTTTGAGATAGTTCTGAAGAGGGGATGGGCTCAGTTAGCAGAGAAGGCTCTGAATCTTTGCAAGATGATTGATAAGCAGATGTGGAGTGTCCAAACACCCTTGCGCCAGTTTCCTGGTATTCCAAAGGAAATTCTGATGAAACTGGAGAAAAAAGAATTGGCCTGGGAGAGGTACTATGACCTATCATCGCAGGAAATCGGTGAACTAATCCGGTTCCAAAAGATGGGGAAGCAGCTGCACAGGTGCATCCACCAGTTGCCCAAGTTGAACCTTTCTGCCCATGTTCAACCCATTACTCGCACGGTTTTGGGCTTCGAACTGACTATAACACCTGATTTCCTATGGGATGATAAGGTACATGGATATGTGGAGCCTTTTTGGGTTATAGTCGAGGACAATGATGGAGAGTACATTCTTCACCATGAGTACTTCATGCTTAAGAAACAATATGTCGATGAAGATCACACACTTCACTTTACAGTG from Triticum dicoccoides isolate Atlit2015 ecotype Zavitan chromosome 6A, WEW_v2.0, whole genome shotgun sequence encodes:
- the LOC119319351 gene encoding DExH-box ATP-dependent RNA helicase DExH12-like — encoded protein: MANLGGGAEAHARFKQYEYRANSSLVLTTDSRPRDTHEPTGEPETLWGRIDKRSFGDRAVQAKPPELEDRLTKSRKKKERDAAASAGDADADQPRKRRRRSSAAQREESVLSLADDVVYKPQTKETRAAYEAMLSVIQQQFGGQPLDVLGGAADEVLAVLKNDKIKNPDKKKEIEKLLNPISSAMFDQFVSIGKLITDFHDASDPAAAPSGDGGDATMDDDIGVAVEFEEDEDDEESDFDQVQDDLDDDDDDVAELNRPGGMQMGGELDDDDMQNSNEGLNINVQDIDAYWLQRKITQAYEDIDPQQSQKLAEEILKIIAVGDDRDVENRLVMELDYEKFDLIKLVLRNRFKIVWCTRLARAEDQEERKKIEEEMMDNPSLAPILEQLHATRASAKERQKNLEKSIRDEAKRLLNNDSAGADGPRERRAVERDTESGWLKGQRQLLDLDSLSFHQGGLLMANKKCELPEGSFRTPHKGYEEVHVPALKPRPYGTGEKIVKISDIPGWAQPAFAGMQQLNRVQSKVYDTALFKPDNILLCAPTGAGKTNVAVLTILHQIGLHMKDGEFDNSKYKIVYVAPMKALVAEVVGNLSARLKDFNVNVRELSGDQNLTKQQIDDTQIIVTTPEKWDIVTRKSGDRTYTQMVKLLIIDEIHLLHDNRGPVLESIVSRTVRQIETTKEHIRLVGLSATLPNYEDVAVFLRVRSEGLFHFDNSYRPCPLAQQYIGITVRKPLQRFQLMNEICYEKVMASAGKHQVLIFVHSRKETSKTARAIRDTALANDTLTRFLKDESASQEILGSHTDIVKSSDLKDLLPYGFAIHHAGMARVDRELVEELFADKHIQVLVSTATLAWGVNLPAHTVIIKGTQIYNPEKGAWTELSPLDVMQMLGRAGRPQYDTHGEGIILTGHSELQYYLSLMNQQLPIESQFVSKLADQLNAEIVLGTIQNAREACSWLGYTYLYIRMLRNPTLYGLPADIMETDKTLDERRADLVHSAANLLDRNNLIKYDRKTGYFQVTDLGRIASYYYISHGTISTYNEYLKPTMGDIELCRLFSLSEEFKYVSVRQDEKMELAKLLDRVPIPVKESLEEPSAKINVLLQAYISRLKLEGLSLGSDMVYIRQSAGRLLRALFEIVLKRGWAQLAEKALNLCKMIDKQMWSVQTPLRQFPGIPKEILMKLEKKELAWERYYDLSSQEIGELIRFQKMGKQLHRCIHQLPKLNLSAHVQPITRTVLGFELTITPDFLWDDKVHGYVEPFWVIVEDNDGEYILHHEYFMLKKQYVDEDHTLHFTVPIYEPLPPQYFIRVVSDKWLGSQTILPVCFRHLILPEKYAPPTELLDLQPLPVTALRNARYEGLYSAFKHFNPIQTQVFTVLYNSDDSVLVAAPTGSGKTICAEFAILRNHQKAVSGETNMRVVYIAPIEALAKERYRDWSKKFGEFARVVELTGETAADLKLLDKGEIIISTPEKWDALSRRWKQRKPVQQVSLFIVDELHLIGSEKGHVLEIVVSRMRRISSHIGSNIRIVALSASLGNAKDLGEWIGATAHGLFNFPPAVRPVPLEIHIQGVDIANFEARMQAMAKPTYTAITQHAKSGKPALVFVPTRKHARLTALDLCAYSSAEGGGTPFLLGSQDEMDTFIGGVNEETLKNTLRCGVGYLHEGLSDLDQELVTQLFLGGRIQVCVASSTMCWGRSLPAHLVVVMGTQYYDGRESAHTDYPITDLLQMMGHASRPLQDNSGKCVILCHAPRKEYYKKFLFEAFPVESHLHHFLHDHMNAEVVVGVVENKQDAVDYLTWTFMYRRLNKNPNYYNLQGVSHRHLSDHLSELIETVLNDLESSKCVAVEEDMYLKPLNLGLIAAYYYISYTTIERFSSMLTQKTKMKGLLEILASASEYAELPSRPGEEEYIERLVRHQRFSIDKPKYGDPHVKANALLQSHFARHTVVGNLAADQREILLSAHRLLLAMVDVISSSGWLTLALNAMELSQMVTQGMWDRDSVLLQLPHFTRDLARKCQENEAKPIESIFDLAEMSIDEMRDLLQLSNSELQDVVQFFKRFPNVDMTYEVREGDDIRAGDNVTLQVTLERDMTNLPNSEVGPVHAPRFPKTKEEGWWLVVGDSSTKQLLAIKRVTLQKRARVKLEFTAAAEPGSKDYMIYLMSDSYLGCDQEYEFTVDIKEAGGD